The proteins below are encoded in one region of Tolumonas auensis DSM 9187:
- a CDS encoding retention module-containing protein, protein MNNQTITEVSRVTFISGAAKVRTPDGELHDLKVGDILQPGTQVILADASIFVVEATSSEVPGAAAPEAVASTELPADQQPSMPGMGAAAGDDVLAQINQLQQAILAGDDPTQAFEAAAAGVAANAGGRGPGSGNSGFIAVDRVGNATIAAAGYETAAQHAAPQAHFDEPAAFIPRGDTTAPLAPTVIITDDVNNDGFLSNAELGNATTVDTRVNLPPDAVVGDTLIITDGITSQTLVLTPDDIAAGFYDTTFARPAEGDTLTVTATVTDAAGNMSDPGSDSAILDTTATAAPTVTITTDGDNNGRISLAEQGSATTDAVRIGIPVTAVAGNTLNMTDGITPQMHVLTAADITNGYYDTTFAKPAEGGTLTVTATVTDMAGNTSLPGSDSAILDITATAAPTVTITTDGDNNGRISLAEQGSATTDAVRIGIPVTAVAGDTLNMTDGITPQTHVLTAADITNGYYDTTFAKPAEGGTLTVTATVTDMAGNTSLPGSDYAVLDTLEPPRPVVTIVDDNNPDDHLLNENELGTDHVQISVDIDEGELANGGYVTLEITSGESRTVELYLANAGDDVLTSRTPGDTHVYAYDAATGIITFTELTPAEGGTVQVEATQTDLAGNESLPGSDYAVLDTLEPPRPVVTIVDDNNPDDHLLNENELGTDHVQISVDIDEGELANGGYVTLEITSGESRTVELYLANAGDDVLTSRTPGDTHVYAYDAATGIITFTELTPAEGGTVQVEATQTDLAGNESLPGSDYAVLDTLEPPRPLVTIVDDNNPDDHLLNENELGTDHVQISVDINEGELANGGYVTLEIISGESRTVELYLANAGDDVLTSRTPGDTHVYAYDAATGIITFTELTPAEGGTVQVEATQTDLAGNESLPGSDYAVLDTLEPPRPLVTIVDDNNPDDHLLNENELGTDHVQISVDINEGELANGGYVTLEIISGESRTVELYLANAGDDVLTSRTPGDTHVYAYDAATGIITFTELTPAEGGTVQVEATQTDLAGNESLPGSDYAVLDTLEPPRPVVTIVDDNNPDDHLLNENELGTDHVQISVDIDEGELANGGYVTLEITSGESRTVELYLANAGDDVLTSRTPGDTHVYAYDAATGIITFTELTPAEGGTVQVEATQTDLAGNESLPGSDYAVLDTLEPPRPLVTIVDDNNPGRPSAE, encoded by the coding sequence ATGAACAATCAAACAATTACTGAAGTATCCCGTGTGACGTTTATCTCCGGTGCCGCAAAAGTCCGCACACCTGATGGCGAGTTGCATGATTTAAAAGTCGGGGATATTTTGCAACCGGGCACACAAGTCATACTGGCCGATGCCTCTATTTTTGTTGTTGAAGCAACATCATCTGAAGTTCCCGGCGCAGCGGCGCCTGAGGCTGTCGCGTCGACAGAACTTCCTGCTGATCAACAACCATCCATGCCTGGCATGGGAGCTGCCGCTGGCGATGATGTGCTGGCTCAGATCAATCAGCTGCAGCAAGCAATTCTGGCTGGTGATGATCCGACTCAGGCATTTGAAGCTGCTGCTGCCGGTGTGGCCGCTAATGCCGGCGGAAGAGGGCCTGGCAGTGGTAACAGCGGGTTTATTGCTGTTGATCGCGTCGGTAATGCCACTATTGCAGCCGCCGGATATGAAACAGCTGCACAGCATGCGGCACCACAGGCTCACTTTGATGAGCCTGCAGCGTTTATTCCAAGGGGTGATACGACGGCGCCTCTCGCTCCAACAGTCATAATTACCGATGATGTGAATAATGATGGTTTCCTTTCTAATGCAGAATTAGGGAATGCAACAACAGTTGATACACGTGTGAATTTACCTCCTGATGCTGTAGTTGGCGATACCCTGATCATCACTGATGGTATTACCTCGCAGACGTTAGTGCTGACGCCAGATGATATTGCTGCAGGCTTCTACGATACAACATTTGCCAGACCTGCGGAGGGTGACACTCTGACTGTGACCGCTACAGTTACTGATGCTGCTGGTAATATGTCTGATCCGGGTAGTGACAGCGCTATCCTGGACACCACCGCGACCGCGGCCCCGACGGTCACCATTACTACGGATGGAGACAACAACGGCCGTATCAGTCTGGCCGAACAGGGCAGTGCCACCACGGATGCGGTACGTATCGGCATTCCGGTTACTGCGGTGGCGGGCAATACACTGAACATGACCGACGGCATCACTCCGCAGATGCACGTGCTGACTGCAGCCGATATTACCAATGGCTACTATGACACCACGTTTGCAAAACCGGCGGAAGGCGGGACATTGACGGTGACCGCTACGGTTACTGATATGGCCGGTAACACCTCCTTGCCGGGCAGTGACAGCGCGATCCTGGACATCACCGCGACCGCGGCCCCGACGGTCACCATTACTACGGATGGAGACAACAACGGCCGTATCAGTCTGGCCGAACAGGGCAGTGCCACCACGGATGCGGTACGCATCGGCATTCCGGTTACTGCGGTGGCGGGCGATACACTGAACATGACCGACGGCATCACTCCGCAGACGCACGTGCTGACTGCAGCCGATATCACCAATGGCTACTATGACACCACGTTTGCAAAACCGGCGGAAGGCGGGACATTGACGGTGACCGCTACGGTCACTGATATGGCCGGTAACACCTCCCTGCCGGGCAGTGACTATGCGGTGCTGGACACCCTGGAACCTCCACGTCCGGTGGTCACCATTGTGGATGACAACAACCCGGACGACCATCTGCTGAATGAGAATGAACTGGGCACAGACCATGTCCAGATCAGTGTGGACATTGATGAGGGCGAACTGGCGAACGGCGGCTATGTAACGCTGGAGATCACCAGCGGGGAAAGCCGGACGGTCGAGCTGTATCTGGCGAATGCCGGAGACGACGTCCTGACCAGCAGAACCCCGGGCGATACCCATGTCTATGCCTACGATGCGGCCACCGGCATCATCACCTTTACCGAGCTGACACCGGCAGAAGGCGGTACGGTACAGGTGGAAGCCACCCAGACCGACCTGGCGGGCAATGAATCCCTGCCGGGCAGTGACTATGCGGTGCTGGACACCCTGGAACCTCCACGTCCGGTGGTCACCATTGTGGATGACAACAACCCGGACGACCATCTGCTGAATGAGAATGAACTGGGCACAGACCATGTCCAGATCAGTGTGGACATTGATGAGGGCGAACTGGCGAACGGCGGCTATGTAACGCTGGAGATCACCAGCGGGGAAAGCCGGACGGTCGAGCTGTACCTGGCGAATGCCGGAGACGACGTCCTGACCAGCAGAACCCCGGGCGATACCCATGTCTATGCCTACGATGCGGCCACCGGCATCATCACCTTTACCGAGCTGACACCGGCAGAAGGCGGTACGGTACAGGTGGAAGCCACCCAGACTGATCTGGCGGGCAATGAATCCCTGCCGGGCAGTGACTATGCGGTGCTGGACACCCTGGAACCTCCACGTCCGCTGGTCACCATTGTGGATGACAACAACCCGGACGACCATCTGCTGAATGAGAATGAACTGGGCACAGACCATGTCCAGATCAGTGTGGACATTAATGAGGGCGAACTGGCGAACGGCGGCTATGTAACGCTGGAGATCATCAGCGGGGAAAGCCGGACGGTCGAGCTGTACCTGGCGAATGCCGGAGACGACGTCCTGACCAGCAGAACCCCGGGCGATACCCATGTCTATGCCTACGATGCGGCCACCGGCATCATCACCTTTACCGAGCTGACACCGGCAGAAGGCGGTACGGTACAGGTGGAAGCCACCCAGACCGACCTGGCGGGCAATGAATCCCTGCCGGGCAGTGACTATGCGGTGCTGGACACCCTGGAACCTCCACGTCCGCTGGTCACCATTGTGGATGACAACAACCCGGACGACCATCTGCTGAATGAGAATGAACTGGGCACAGACCATGTCCAGATCAGTGTGGACATTAATGAGGGCGAACTGGCGAACGGCGGCTATGTAACGCTGGAGATCATCAGCGGGGAAAGCCGGACGGTCGAGCTGTACCTGGCGAATGCCGGAGACGACGTCCTGACCAGCAGAACCCCGGGCGATACCCATGTCTATGCCTACGATGCGGCCACCGGCATCATCACCTTTACCGAGCTGACACCGGCAGAAGGCGGTACGGTACAGGTGGAAGCCACCCAGACCGACCTGGCGGGCAATGAATCCCTGCCGGGCAGTGACTATGCGGTGCTGGACACCCTGGAACCTCCACGTCCGGTGGTCACCATTGTGGATGACAACAACCCGGACGACCATCTGCTGAATGAGAATGAACTGGGCACAGACCATGTCCAGATCAGTGTGGACATTGATGAGGGCGAACTGGCGAACGGCGGCTATGTAACGCTGGAGATCACCAGCGGGGAAAGCCGGACGGTCGAGCTGTATCTGGCGAATGCCGGAGACGACGTCCTGACCAGCAGAACCCCGGGCGATACCCATGTCTATGCCTACGATGCGGCCACCGGCATCATCACCTTTACCGAGCTGACACCGGCAGAAGGCGGTACGGTACAGGTGGAAGCCACCCAGACCGACCTGGCGGGCAATGAATCCCTGCCGGGCAGTGACTATGCGGTGCTGGACACCCTGGAACCTCCACGTCCGCTGGTCACCATTGTGGATGACAACAACCCGGGACGACCATCTGCTGAATGA
- a CDS encoding calcium-binding protein, producing MTTTRDDHLLNENELGTDHVQISVDIDEGELANGGYVTLEIISGESRTVELYLANAGDDVLTSRTPGDTHVYAYDAATGIITFTELTPAEGGTVQVEATQTDLAGNESLPGSDYAVLDTLEPPRPVVTIVDDNNPDDHLLNENELGTDHVQISVDINEGELANGGYVTLEIISGESRTVELYLANAGDDVLTSRTPGDTHVYAYDAATGIITFTELTPAEGGTVQVEATQTDLAGNESLPGSDYAVLDTLEPPRPVVTIVDDNNPDDHLLNENELGTDHVQISVDIDEGELANGGYVTLEITSGESRTVELYLANAGDDVLTSRTPGDTHVYAYDAATGIITFTELTPAEGGTVQVEATQTDLAGNESLPGSDYAVLDTLEPPRPVVTIVDDNNPDDHLLNENELGTDHVQISVDIDEGELANGGYVTLEIISGESRTVELYLANAGDDVLTSRTPGDTHVYAYDAATGIITFTELTPAEGGTVQVEATQTDLAGNESLPGSDYAVLDTLEPPRPVVTIVDDNNPDDHLLNENELGTDHVQISVDIDEGELANGGYVTLEIISGESRTVELYLANAGDDVLTSRTPGDTHVYAYDAATGIITFTELTPAEGGTVQVEATQTDLAGNESLPGSDYAVLDTLEPPRPLVTIVDDNNPDDHLLNENELGTDHVQISVDIDEGELANGGYVTLEIISGESRTVELYLANAGDDVLTSRTPGDTHVYAYDAATGIITFTELTPAEGGTVQVEATQTDLAGNESLPGSDYAVLDTLEPPRPVVTIVDDNNPDDHLLNENELGTDHVQISVDIDEGELANGGYVTLEIISGESRTVELYLANAGDDVLTSRTPGDTHVYAYDAATGIITFTELTPAEGGTVQVEATQTDLAGNESLPGSDYAVLDTLEPPRPVVTIVDDSNNDTLLSSTELGDDHVQISVDVDEDELANGGFVTLEITSGESRTVELYLANAGDDVLTSRTPGDTHVYAYDAVTGLITFTELEPTDGNTVRVDATQTDLAGNESLPASDYAVLPPITYASGTGWQMNYNKTDNSFDMRVKSPGTATATLYAGATIHWDIIVQDSDHNAAISVLADAEMPASASFHVDELYAADGQTIFRVYMTTSETIQLSEPQGFGIDIQVVDSDGSAYLINSNEYIAPHDNYKEDYSETFNLTDVLTGHDQEWLSPDTDGGEFTSLTPTPGSGVTDLHYGGGNDAVYGTVYNDGIFGDAGNDFIDGRAGDDTLHGGSGEDVLLGGYGTDTLIGDLGNDILTGGDGADIFTWTSADIGSSDTITDFSIAQHDMLDLTDVLTNEPANDLTNYLSFGTNTDGDVLVNVHASGDVNITDMTIVIQNPTDTLTELQTYLQNGTGVIHN from the coding sequence ATGACAACAACCCGGGACGACCATCTGCTGAATGAGAATGAACTGGGCACAGACCATGTCCAGATCAGTGTGGACATTGATGAGGGCGAACTGGCGAACGGCGGCTATGTAACGCTGGAGATCATCAGCGGGGAAAGCCGGACGGTCGAGCTGTACCTGGCGAATGCCGGAGACGACGTCCTGACCAGCAGAACCCCGGGCGATACCCATGTCTATGCCTACGATGCGGCCACCGGCATCATCACCTTTACCGAGCTGACACCGGCAGAAGGCGGTACGGTACAGGTGGAAGCCACCCAGACCGACCTGGCGGGCAATGAATCCCTGCCGGGCAGTGACTATGCGGTGCTGGACACCCTGGAACCTCCACGTCCGGTGGTCACCATTGTGGATGACAACAACCCGGACGACCATCTGCTGAATGAGAATGAACTGGGCACAGACCATGTCCAGATCAGTGTGGACATTAATGAGGGCGAACTGGCGAACGGCGGCTATGTAACGCTGGAGATCATCAGCGGGGAAAGCCGGACGGTCGAGCTGTACCTGGCGAATGCCGGAGACGACGTCCTGACCAGCAGAACCCCGGGCGATACCCATGTCTATGCCTACGATGCGGCCACCGGCATCATCACCTTTACCGAGCTGACACCGGCAGAAGGCGGTACGGTACAGGTGGAAGCCACCCAGACTGATCTGGCGGGCAATGAATCCCTGCCGGGCAGTGACTATGCGGTGCTGGACACCCTGGAACCTCCACGTCCGGTGGTCACCATTGTGGATGACAACAACCCGGACGACCATCTGCTGAATGAGAATGAACTGGGCACAGACCATGTCCAGATCAGTGTGGACATTGATGAGGGCGAACTGGCGAACGGCGGCTATGTAACGCTGGAGATCACCAGCGGGGAAAGCCGGACGGTCGAGCTGTATCTGGCGAATGCCGGAGACGACGTCCTGACCAGCAGAACCCCGGGCGATACCCATGTCTATGCCTACGATGCGGCCACCGGCATCATCACCTTTACCGAGCTGACACCGGCAGAAGGCGGTACGGTACAGGTGGAAGCCACCCAGACCGACCTGGCGGGCAATGAATCCCTGCCGGGCAGTGACTATGCGGTGCTGGACACCCTGGAACCTCCACGTCCGGTGGTCACCATTGTGGATGACAACAACCCGGACGACCATCTGCTGAATGAGAATGAACTGGGCACAGACCATGTCCAGATCAGTGTGGACATTGATGAGGGCGAACTGGCGAACGGCGGCTATGTAACGCTGGAGATCATCAGCGGGGAAAGCCGGACGGTCGAGCTGTACCTGGCGAATGCCGGAGACGACGTCCTGACCAGCAGAACCCCGGGCGATACCCATGTCTATGCCTACGATGCGGCCACCGGCATCATCACCTTTACCGAGCTGACACCGGCAGAAGGCGGTACGGTACAGGTGGAAGCCACCCAGACTGATCTGGCGGGCAATGAATCCCTGCCGGGCAGTGACTATGCGGTGCTGGACACCCTGGAACCTCCACGTCCGGTGGTCACCATTGTGGATGACAACAACCCGGACGACCATCTGCTGAATGAGAATGAACTGGGCACAGACCATGTCCAGATCAGTGTGGACATTGATGAGGGCGAACTGGCGAACGGCGGCTATGTAACGCTGGAGATCATCAGCGGGGAAAGCCGGACGGTCGAGCTGTACCTGGCGAATGCCGGAGACGACGTCCTGACCAGCAGAACCCCGGGCGATACCCATGTCTATGCCTACGATGCGGCCACCGGCATCATCACCTTTACCGAGCTGACACCGGCAGAAGGCGGTACGGTACAGGTGGAAGCCACCCAAACCGACCTGGCGGGCAATGAATCCCTGCCGGGCAGTGACTATGCGGTGCTGGACACCCTGGAACCTCCACGTCCGCTGGTCACCATTGTGGATGACAACAACCCGGACGACCATCTGCTGAATGAGAATGAACTGGGCACAGACCATGTCCAGATCAGTGTGGACATTGATGAGGGCGAACTGGCGAACGGCGGCTATGTAACGCTGGAGATCATCAGCGGGGAAAGCCGGACGGTCGAGCTGTACCTGGCGAATGCCGGAGACGACGTCCTGACCAGCAGAACCCCGGGCGATACCCATGTCTATGCCTACGATGCGGCCACCGGCATCATCACCTTTACCGAGCTGACACCGGCAGAAGGCGGTACGGTACAGGTGGAAGCCACCCAGACTGATCTGGCGGGCAATGAATCCCTGCCGGGCAGTGACTATGCGGTGCTGGACACCCTGGAACCTCCACGTCCGGTGGTCACCATTGTGGATGACAACAACCCGGACGACCATCTGCTGAATGAGAATGAACTGGGCACAGACCATGTCCAGATCAGTGTGGACATTGATGAGGGCGAACTGGCGAACGGCGGCTATGTAACGCTGGAGATCATCAGCGGGGAAAGCCGGACGGTCGAGCTGTACCTGGCGAATGCCGGAGACGACGTCCTGACCAGCAGAACCCCGGGCGATACCCATGTCTATGCCTACGATGCGGCCACCGGCATCATCACCTTTACCGAGCTGACACCGGCAGAAGGCGGTACGGTACAGGTGGAAGCCACCCAGACCGACCTGGCGGGCAATGAATCCCTGCCGGGCAGTGACTATGCGGTGCTGGACACCCTGGAACCTCCACGTCCGGTGGTCACCATTGTGGATGACAGCAACAACGATACTTTATTGAGTAGTACGGAATTGGGGGATGACCATGTCCAAATCAGTGTAGACGTTGATGAGGACGAGTTGGCGAATGGTGGCTTTGTAACGCTGGAGATCACCAGCGGGGAAAGCCGGACGGTCGAGCTGTACCTGGCGAATGCCGGAGACGACGTCCTGACCAGCAGAACCCCGGGCGATACCCATGTCTATGCCTACGATGCGGTAACCGGCCTAATCACCTTTACCGAGCTGGAACCCACTGACGGGAATACCGTCCGGGTGGATGCTACCCAGACTGATCTGGCGGGCAATGAGTCCCTGCCGGCCAGTGATTATGCGGTTCTGCCACCGATTACCTATGCTTCGGGAACTGGCTGGCAGATGAATTATAATAAAACTGACAATTCTTTCGACATGAGAGTTAAATCTCCTGGAACAGCGACCGCAACGCTTTATGCAGGAGCAACAATTCATTGGGATATCATCGTTCAGGACTCAGATCATAATGCGGCTATATCTGTATTAGCTGACGCTGAGATGCCTGCTTCGGCCAGTTTTCATGTTGATGAATTATATGCTGCAGATGGTCAGACTATATTCCGTGTCTATATGACAACCAGCGAAACGATTCAGTTATCTGAACCACAGGGCTTCGGAATTGACATACAGGTTGTGGATTCTGATGGGTCTGCATATCTAATCAATTCGAATGAATATATAGCACCACATGATAATTATAAGGAAGACTATTCTGAAACATTCAATCTAACTGATGTTCTAACTGGACACGACCAGGAATGGCTTAGCCCGGATACTGATGGTGGTGAGTTCACTAGCTTAACTCCTACTCCTGGTTCGGGAGTAACAGATCTGCACTATGGCGGAGGGAATGATGCCGTATATGGCACCGTCTACAACGATGGGATCTTTGGTGATGCGGGCAATGATTTCATTGATGGGCGGGCTGGTGATGATACTCTCCATGGAGGAAGTGGGGAAGATGTGTTATTAGGTGGATATGGTACAGATACTCTTATCGGTGACTTGGGTAATGATATTCTGACGGGTGGCGATGGTGCGGATATTTTCACATGGACGTCGGCCGATATCGGTTCAAGCGATACCATTACTGATTTCTCTATAGCTCAGCATGATATGCTGGATTTAACTGACGTACTGACAAATGAACCGGCAAATGATCTGACTAATTATCTGAGTTTCGGTACCAACACGGATGGTGATGTTCTGGTCAATGTTCATGCATCCGGAGACGTGAACATTACAGACATGACCATTGTCATTCAGAATCCGACAGATACTTTGACTGAGTTACAAACCTACCTGCAGAACGGAACTGGCGTTATCCATAACTAA